The Pirellulaceae bacterium genome has a segment encoding these proteins:
- a CDS encoding TRAP transporter small permease, with protein sequence MMNNFESLLTKILEFVLALGLLAIALIIVTLVVLRYAFNSSITGANETITILFVYTTAIGAAVAIGQREHISISAVVDRLPIRTQRFIDGGTLVCIAVLNATLVVLSIRWIYFTGHFLMPATGLPRIVAQLCLPIGCGLAVFYCITRLVQLLTDDSKSRGTNSERGTQ encoded by the coding sequence ATGATGAATAATTTTGAGTCTTTACTGACGAAGATCCTCGAGTTTGTGCTTGCACTTGGCTTGTTGGCGATTGCCTTGATTATCGTGACGCTGGTGGTTCTTCGTTATGCCTTCAACTCCTCAATTACCGGCGCGAATGAAACGATTACCATTTTGTTTGTCTACACGACTGCAATCGGCGCAGCGGTGGCAATCGGTCAACGAGAACATATTTCGATATCGGCTGTGGTCGATAGGCTGCCGATTCGCACGCAGCGATTCATCGATGGGGGGACGCTGGTTTGTATCGCTGTTCTCAACGCAACGCTTGTTGTTTTGAGCATTCGTTGGATCTATTTCACCGGCCATTTCTTGATGCCCGCCACGGGACTGCCGAGGATTGTTGCCCAGCTTTGCCTTCCAATCGGTTGTGGTCTTGCCGTGTTCTATTGCATCACTCGACTGGTGCAATTGTTGACGGATGACTCCAAGTCGCGGGGAACGAATTCCGAACGAGGCACCCAATGA
- a CDS encoding DUF1592 domain-containing protein yields the protein MFVDNAMPLRSFVFWAMVVPLHLGASILLAEQADDEGNASLKKTAARRVVTGLVAFYDFSSSTGTMVKDRAGTGEPIDLKIEAMSSVRRKAGSLEVIGDTLIGSEGTPRRVSTAIRRAGEITIEAWVEPANTNQAGPARIVTLSRNGSNRNVTLGQDGDRYDVRFRTTSRSANGLPSISSPRQSVQSKLTHVVYIRGRKGRAALFLNGDRKVSGKVPGATSNWDDDYEFALANEWGGGRPWRGTYHLVAVYKRDLSPREIEQNFRAGPNAKSPAPALAKRDLRSEHFQTKIAPLLAHHCLECHDSTAQQGGLDLSKKRNALAGGDSGAVIVAGNSADSLLWNTVASDEMPHDRPPLSEREKQSLKAWIDDGAAWSVQQIDPAIYAHSGQGNQNWLRRLTVPEYIESVKSALGVDIASEARGLLPRDLRADGFSNTAYNLNVDLKHVESYARLAEIIVERVDVIAFARTFSKRQRFTDKDMGKLISEMGKRILRGPISEREIIAYRGISTTTAGSGGDYEEAIGHILEAMLQSPRFIYRIENQVGDGSLEPVDEYELASRISYIVWGGPPDDELIRAAESGALFDSQEAAAQLERMLGDSRAVEHSSRFVSEWLNLDRLGNLQPNPQRYPDWNPALAGDMREETLAFFHDVVWRQNRPLADLLNAQVTYATPRLAQHYGLQGQGQVVDGDDDLLRYDLTTDPARGGILTQGSLLTVGGDEASMVTRGLLVMHDFLRGVVKDPPPGVNTTPIPTKAGLTQRSIAMDRIGNSNCGGCHAKFEPLAFGLEKFDGLGTVHERDEHGNDLRQDGQILVPGTAKPVPYQSIAELMDLLAKNERVNQSITWKLTQFALGRPLVAIDAAAVEEIHRVAKRNGGTYRGLLKAIVASDLVQMTRTEVEQVD from the coding sequence ATGTTTGTAGATAATGCGATGCCATTGAGAAGCTTTGTCTTTTGGGCGATGGTGGTTCCCCTGCACTTGGGAGCATCGATCTTGCTTGCCGAACAAGCTGACGACGAAGGAAACGCTAGTTTGAAAAAAACAGCGGCACGCCGAGTGGTGACTGGTCTTGTCGCGTTCTACGATTTCAGTTCGTCGACCGGTACGATGGTCAAGGATCGTGCCGGCACGGGGGAGCCCATTGACTTGAAGATCGAAGCGATGAGTTCTGTGCGTCGAAAGGCAGGCTCACTGGAGGTTATCGGCGACACATTGATTGGCTCGGAAGGGACACCGCGACGAGTGAGCACTGCAATTCGACGAGCGGGGGAAATCACGATCGAAGCGTGGGTGGAGCCTGCCAATACGAACCAGGCGGGACCGGCTCGGATCGTGACACTCTCGCGAAATGGTTCGAATCGAAATGTGACACTAGGTCAAGATGGTGATCGCTATGACGTTCGTTTTCGAACGACTTCCAGAAGTGCAAATGGCTTGCCATCAATCAGTTCTCCGAGGCAGAGTGTGCAGTCAAAACTAACTCATGTTGTCTACATTCGTGGTCGGAAGGGACGGGCAGCCCTTTTTCTGAATGGCGATCGGAAGGTTTCCGGTAAAGTTCCTGGAGCGACGTCGAACTGGGATGACGATTACGAGTTTGCCTTAGCCAATGAGTGGGGCGGTGGACGTCCCTGGCGAGGTACCTATCATTTGGTCGCCGTCTATAAACGCGATTTGTCGCCTCGTGAAATCGAGCAAAACTTCCGAGCCGGTCCGAATGCAAAATCGCCCGCACCGGCGCTGGCGAAACGAGATCTGCGATCCGAACATTTTCAGACAAAGATTGCGCCCCTCTTGGCTCATCATTGTCTGGAGTGTCACGACTCGACTGCCCAGCAGGGCGGGCTTGATCTCTCAAAAAAACGAAATGCACTCGCAGGTGGCGACAGTGGGGCGGTCATTGTCGCCGGCAACTCTGCGGATAGTCTACTTTGGAATACGGTGGCCTCGGATGAAATGCCGCACGATCGTCCGCCGTTATCTGAACGCGAAAAGCAATCGTTGAAAGCATGGATAGACGACGGTGCTGCTTGGTCGGTTCAGCAAATCGACCCTGCCATTTATGCTCACAGCGGGCAAGGAAATCAAAACTGGTTGCGTCGCCTCACCGTTCCTGAGTACATCGAAAGTGTGAAGAGCGCGTTGGGAGTCGACATTGCCAGTGAAGCGCGGGGATTATTGCCGCGCGATCTGCGTGCAGACGGTTTCAGCAACACCGCCTACAATCTCAACGTCGATCTAAAACATGTTGAATCCTACGCCCGGCTCGCGGAGATCATCGTGGAACGGGTTGACGTGATTGCGTTTGCCCGCACGTTTTCGAAACGTCAGAGATTCACTGACAAGGATATGGGGAAACTGATTTCGGAAATGGGTAAACGGATTCTGCGTGGGCCGATCAGTGAACGCGAAATTATTGCTTACCGAGGAATCTCCACCACCACTGCGGGCAGTGGCGGTGACTATGAAGAAGCAATCGGCCACATTCTTGAGGCGATGTTACAATCGCCTCGTTTTATTTATCGAATTGAGAACCAAGTGGGTGATGGTTCACTGGAGCCGGTTGACGAGTACGAACTGGCTTCGCGGATCAGCTACATCGTGTGGGGCGGGCCGCCAGATGACGAATTGATTCGCGCGGCCGAATCGGGCGCTTTGTTTGATTCCCAGGAAGCCGCAGCACAGCTGGAACGGATGCTTGGTGATTCACGGGCGGTGGAGCATTCCTCTCGCTTCGTTTCCGAATGGCTCAATCTTGATCGGCTCGGCAATCTGCAGCCAAACCCTCAACGCTATCCTGATTGGAATCCGGCTTTGGCGGGCGATATGCGAGAGGAAACCTTGGCGTTTTTTCATGACGTTGTTTGGAGGCAAAATCGGCCACTGGCGGATCTGCTCAATGCCCAGGTGACCTACGCGACCCCTCGGCTTGCCCAACATTATGGATTGCAGGGGCAAGGCCAGGTTGTCGATGGAGATGATGACTTATTGCGTTATGACTTGACCACGGATCCGGCTCGCGGTGGGATCCTTACGCAAGGCAGTCTCCTCACGGTCGGCGGCGATGAGGCATCGATGGTAACGCGAGGCCTCTTGGTTATGCATGATTTTTTGCGAGGAGTTGTCAAGGATCCTCCACCCGGCGTCAATACCACGCCGATACCTACTAAAGCCGGACTGACGCAACGGTCAATTGCCATGGATCGAATTGGCAATTCAAACTGCGGTGGTTGTCATGCGAAATTTGAACCGCTCGCCTTTGGCCTTGAAAAGTTTGATGGGTTGGGAACCGTCCACGAACGGGATGAACATGGAAATGATCTGCGGCAAGATGGTCAGATTCTCGTGCCGGGAACAGCCAAGCCCGTGCCTTATCAGTCGATTGCCGAGCTGATGGATCTGCTGGCGAAGAATGAACGTGTCAATCAATCGATCACCTGGAAATTGACTCAATTTGCCTTGGGACGACCTTTGGTGGCGATTGATGCTGCCGCAGTAGAAGAGATTCACCGCGTCGCCAAACGAAATGGCGGCACGTACCGAGGTCTGCTCAAAGCCATCGTCGCCAGCGATCTCGTGCAGATGACACGAACCGAAGTCGAGCAGGTTGATTGA
- a CDS encoding phytanoyl-CoA dioxygenase family protein, whose translation MIGKTNSELRGKFEKDGFVLLPGFFDAAAMAELTDRVDRFVREVVPGLPGDQVFFENKDDVTSLKQIQQMGNHDAWFDQLFRGQAIRGLAEFLLAGSVVPKNMQYFNKPAGVGLATPPHQDGYYFMLDPCEAITMWLALDEVDEQNGCVRYVQGSHRSGMRAHSRTQTLGFSQGIVDYPLAADLECEVAMRAQPGDLLVHDAMTVHRADGNLTLNRSRRALGFIFYSEKAREDEAAHAAYQQCLTEEMEAANRI comes from the coding sequence ATGATTGGCAAAACGAACAGTGAGTTAAGGGGGAAATTCGAAAAAGATGGCTTTGTTTTGTTGCCCGGTTTCTTCGATGCGGCGGCGATGGCGGAGTTGACGGATCGAGTCGATCGATTTGTTCGGGAGGTGGTACCGGGTTTGCCCGGCGATCAGGTTTTCTTTGAAAATAAAGACGATGTGACGTCACTCAAGCAGATTCAGCAGATGGGAAATCACGATGCTTGGTTTGATCAACTCTTTCGTGGGCAGGCGATACGTGGCCTGGCGGAGTTCTTGCTGGCTGGGTCGGTGGTCCCAAAAAATATGCAGTATTTTAACAAGCCAGCGGGCGTCGGCTTGGCGACGCCTCCTCATCAGGATGGCTACTACTTCATGCTTGATCCATGTGAGGCGATCACGATGTGGTTAGCCTTGGATGAAGTTGACGAACAAAACGGTTGTGTTCGGTACGTACAAGGATCGCATCGATCGGGAATGCGTGCCCACAGTCGGACACAGACGTTAGGATTCAGCCAGGGGATTGTTGACTATCCATTGGCCGCCGATCTTGAGTGTGAAGTGGCGATGCGGGCCCAACCTGGTGATCTGCTGGTTCATGATGCAATGACAGTGCATCGAGCAGATGGTAATCTGACGCTGAATCGTTCTCGCCGTGCGCTAGGATTTATCTTTTACAGTGAGAAGGCTCGTGAGGATGAAGCGGCCCATGCGGCCTATCAGCAATGTTTGACTGAAGAGATGGAGGCCGCGAATCGAATTTAG
- a CDS encoding PEP-CTERM sorting domain-containing protein, whose translation MNVLSMRQCFAWGVSCLLPLWVLQAVSADTIYEAAIKSLGPTYFYQLNEPNADGGVHDSMGNAAPGGYNGDYDDGFPEAGCEGPLFTNEGLDGDDEYEYEEVAIPGVGGEDNLAHCSNNEGHLILGPSENYGASAMTVSLFFRADFAQGGDRLFTNNLIDEETSFQVNVANEGLVVAVNPNEAGEFAERTLFTIDDAAPDRALIKAEYGWFHVVASTSGAPDERAENIQVWINGEDRTDNLVITEWGWGVNTDDAKIGGRHDDPLATTTHSGAQDEVAIWLDRVLTEDEVQTIWNAAKGDFTPANPGDFNGDSVLDAADIDLLTAEIVAGSNSAEFDLNADNLVNVADHSVWVEDLKKTWLGDANLDGMFDSSDFVVAFQAGQYETGNPAGWAAGDWNADQLFDSSDFVAAFQSGAYENGPRPAAAAVPEPSTIVLLGLAMLIGLPRRRRS comes from the coding sequence ATGAACGTGTTGTCGATGCGTCAATGTTTTGCGTGGGGAGTTTCCTGCTTACTGCCGCTTTGGGTCCTGCAGGCCGTTTCGGCTGACACGATTTATGAAGCTGCCATCAAGAGCTTGGGGCCGACTTATTTTTATCAGCTGAACGAGCCGAATGCGGATGGTGGCGTTCACGATAGCATGGGAAACGCGGCACCGGGTGGTTACAACGGTGACTACGATGACGGATTCCCGGAGGCCGGATGTGAAGGGCCTTTGTTTACAAACGAAGGGCTCGATGGAGACGACGAGTACGAATACGAAGAAGTCGCCATCCCTGGTGTCGGTGGTGAAGATAATTTAGCGCACTGCAGCAATAATGAGGGCCATCTCATTCTGGGGCCTTCCGAGAACTACGGCGCCAGTGCGATGACCGTATCGCTCTTTTTTCGGGCCGACTTTGCACAGGGGGGCGACCGGCTATTCACCAACAACTTGATCGACGAAGAGACGAGTTTCCAAGTCAACGTTGCGAACGAAGGCCTTGTCGTCGCGGTCAATCCGAACGAAGCGGGTGAATTTGCTGAGCGAACCTTATTCACGATTGATGATGCTGCTCCCGATCGAGCTTTGATCAAGGCTGAGTATGGTTGGTTTCACGTTGTCGCTTCGACAAGCGGTGCACCCGACGAACGTGCGGAAAACATTCAGGTGTGGATTAATGGAGAAGATCGCACCGATAATTTGGTGATCACCGAATGGGGTTGGGGTGTCAATACGGATGATGCGAAAATTGGCGGTCGGCATGATGACCCCTTGGCAACGACGACGCATTCTGGTGCTCAAGACGAGGTTGCGATCTGGCTCGATCGCGTGCTGACTGAGGATGAAGTTCAAACCATCTGGAACGCGGCGAAAGGGGACTTCACTCCTGCTAACCCGGGTGATTTTAATGGGGACAGCGTTTTGGATGCAGCGGATATTGATCTGCTGACGGCCGAAATCGTTGCGGGTAGCAACAGTGCTGAGTTCGATTTGAACGCTGATAATTTAGTCAATGTGGCTGACCATTCCGTTTGGGTCGAAGACCTGAAGAAAACCTGGCTTGGTGATGCCAACTTGGATGGCATGTTTGATTCAAGCGACTTTGTGGTTGCTTTTCAGGCGGGTCAATATGAGACCGGGAATCCGGCAGGCTGGGCTGCGGGAGATTGGAATGCGGACCAGTTGTTCGACAGTTCTGATTTTGTCGCAGCGTTTCAAAGTGGCGCTTACGAAAATGGACCTCGGCCGGCTGCAGCAGCCGTCCCCGAGCCCTCGACGATCGTGCTTTTGGGACTCGCCATGTTGATTGGTTTGCCGAGGCGACGTCGCAGCTAA
- a CDS encoding TRAP transporter large permease, whose protein sequence is MTLLLVSFAACLIVGIPIAYSLGLATLVYFVVLRPELMIVLPQRFYAGMDAYALIALPLFILMGQLMNAGGITTRLISFCLMFVGRFRGGLGLVNVAASMLFGGISGSSASDTASIGSVLIPEMEQRGYPKGFAAGITVASSTMGMIIPPSIPMVIFAVTAQQSVGKLFLGGLVPGLLVGLFQLLLVSVVSVRQNYPTEQRTYSGRQIASEVLRSIYVLIMPLFVVGAVVGGIATATESAGLGVLYATGVGFAVTRHLTLSRFYSALRSSILTSAKIMMIIALSQVFIWVLAYERVPETVAAAVTGLGLSPTLMMLMIGLMILAAGTFVDVSPAILLLTPVFLPAVEQNGISPILFGVVLVSGLAVGACTPPVGNCLNVCSAVSGLRIGVIFRNASPFLLANVLVLVLIILVPQLVLWIPNYLMD, encoded by the coding sequence ATGACACTGTTGTTGGTTAGTTTTGCCGCCTGCCTGATTGTCGGAATCCCAATTGCCTATTCACTTGGTCTTGCAACACTTGTCTACTTTGTGGTGTTACGGCCAGAGTTGATGATTGTGTTACCTCAGCGATTTTATGCCGGCATGGATGCCTATGCACTGATCGCCTTGCCCTTGTTCATTCTGATGGGCCAACTGATGAATGCTGGGGGGATTACGACGCGTCTGATCAGTTTTTGTCTGATGTTCGTGGGGCGTTTTCGAGGAGGACTTGGGCTTGTTAACGTTGCGGCAAGTATGTTGTTCGGGGGGATCTCCGGTTCATCCGCTTCCGACACGGCCTCGATCGGTTCGGTGCTGATACCGGAGATGGAACAACGTGGTTATCCGAAGGGGTTTGCTGCTGGAATCACCGTGGCTTCATCGACCATGGGAATGATTATTCCCCCAAGTATCCCGATGGTTATTTTTGCTGTCACCGCGCAGCAATCCGTCGGGAAGTTGTTTCTTGGGGGCCTCGTTCCCGGCCTATTGGTCGGCCTATTTCAGCTGCTTCTCGTCTCGGTGGTTTCCGTCCGACAGAATTATCCCACCGAGCAACGGACTTACTCCGGAAGGCAAATCGCCAGCGAAGTCTTGCGAAGCATTTACGTGTTAATCATGCCCCTGTTTGTCGTTGGAGCTGTGGTTGGCGGGATTGCAACAGCAACCGAATCGGCAGGGCTAGGTGTCCTTTACGCAACAGGAGTCGGGTTCGCCGTGACGCGCCATTTGACCCTGTCTCGGTTTTACAGTGCCTTGCGATCATCCATTTTGACAAGTGCGAAAATTATGATGATTATCGCGCTGAGTCAAGTTTTCATTTGGGTATTAGCTTATGAACGCGTCCCAGAGACCGTTGCCGCTGCTGTGACCGGATTGGGTTTGTCACCCACCCTGATGATGTTGATGATCGGACTGATGATTCTTGCCGCCGGAACGTTCGTCGATGTCAGCCCTGCGATTCTGCTGCTGACGCCAGTCTTCCTGCCGGCAGTCGAACAAAACGGTATTTCACCGATCTTATTTGGAGTTGTCTTGGTGTCGGGATTGGCGGTGGGAGCCTGCACGCCGCCGGTTGGTAATTGTTTGAATGTATGTTCGGCGGTCTCGGGATTACGTATCGGTGTGATATTTCGGAACGCGAGTCCCTTTTTGTTAGCCAATGTTCTGGTCTTGGTGCTGATCATTTTGGTACCACAACTCGTGTTGTGGATTCCGAATTATCTAATGGATTAG
- a CDS encoding DUF1552 domain-containing protein, with the protein MKRSRISRRTVLKGLGATAIGLPLLEEMIVSPASGAIQSAVPERAFNVFFGLGIPAPLQNEGWDGVLEPLKPLREKLLLLRNVDQVRCDESGINAHFDGATGAFTAEPPQGEAKSGGASIDQVVRRTYHPNGLPPGMVPTLVAGTFFRRSRVGRYVHSYNDDGTVAASMQERPREVFERVFGSVNLSRGTDVRRDRLKRSVLDSVMEQYRFYTGKNSPLGSASKSRVTDHLDRIREFEQRAYEMKERPQGAPGLPPASQLAHGGQADPGGQGIDMRLADLTAEWRLMADLYALAIELDRVRFGSITFLAAGERLRVTGDYEYNGRLIYQFNDAKDLNASGDLGCSHEWWHRFRPEKENTQLRAHAHMKMREIAYFLSRLDESKDANGKSILENSMITVSTESGDGRHNDPKRELSGVFHAISGANGRFKTGQIMDLGHEGLDLYNTMLDAMGAKDYLGPADRERKLVDTIRA; encoded by the coding sequence ATGAAAAGATCACGCATTAGCCGACGCACTGTATTGAAAGGTCTGGGAGCAACCGCTATCGGTTTGCCGTTGCTTGAGGAAATGATTGTGAGTCCGGCGAGCGGGGCCATTCAATCCGCTGTGCCGGAAAGGGCATTCAACGTCTTCTTTGGGTTGGGAATTCCTGCTCCTCTGCAAAACGAAGGTTGGGATGGTGTTTTGGAGCCACTCAAGCCGCTTCGCGAAAAACTGTTGCTCCTACGCAACGTGGATCAAGTGCGTTGTGATGAGTCTGGAATAAATGCACACTTCGATGGAGCCACGGGGGCGTTTACCGCAGAACCGCCGCAGGGGGAAGCGAAATCAGGTGGCGCTTCCATTGATCAAGTCGTGCGTAGAACTTATCACCCGAATGGATTGCCGCCAGGGATGGTTCCAACACTGGTCGCCGGCACTTTCTTCCGCCGCAGTCGGGTCGGACGCTATGTGCACAGTTACAACGACGATGGGACGGTGGCTGCCAGCATGCAAGAACGTCCTCGCGAGGTATTCGAACGTGTGTTTGGTTCGGTCAACCTAAGTCGTGGAACCGATGTGAGACGCGATCGCCTCAAACGTAGCGTGCTGGATTCGGTCATGGAACAATATCGTTTTTACACGGGTAAAAACTCACCCCTTGGTTCGGCGTCAAAGTCACGCGTTACGGATCATCTTGATCGAATTCGTGAGTTTGAACAACGTGCGTATGAAATGAAGGAACGCCCTCAGGGCGCTCCAGGCTTGCCGCCAGCGTCCCAATTGGCTCACGGTGGACAAGCCGATCCGGGCGGTCAGGGGATCGATATGAGACTGGCGGATCTGACAGCCGAATGGCGTCTCATGGCCGACCTCTATGCATTAGCAATCGAGCTTGATCGAGTTCGATTTGGTTCGATCACTTTTCTCGCTGCCGGCGAACGACTCAGGGTAACCGGAGATTACGAATATAATGGGCGGCTCATCTATCAATTTAATGATGCCAAAGATTTGAACGCGTCCGGTGATCTTGGCTGCAGTCACGAGTGGTGGCACCGATTCCGACCCGAAAAGGAAAATACGCAATTGCGCGCCCATGCTCATATGAAAATGCGCGAAATTGCTTACTTTCTCTCCCGGCTTGATGAAAGCAAGGATGCCAATGGAAAAAGCATCTTGGAAAACTCCATGATCACGGTGTCGACAGAGTCTGGGGATGGACGGCACAATGATCCCAAACGAGAGTTGTCCGGCGTCTTTCATGCGATTAGCGGAGCGAACGGCCGGTTTAAGACTGGACAAATCATGGACCTCGGGCACGAGGGCTTGGATCTTTATAACACCATGCTTGATGCGATGGGTGCAAAAGACTATTTGGGGCCGGCCGATCGCGAACGGAAGCTTGTTGACACAATTCGAGCCTAA
- a CDS encoding mechanosensitive ion channel family protein, which yields MPRLTARLGIISAMGLLIFLSLGKHSAAASDPKPISSQSEATTTSDIDIAPDRLKIVLRPLTKAQLEAELTGWLRVLSNRVEQVGNAEWSIKTDKEHEDGKEKGLDKEQEQEKEKEKEKLKTLKDQLIKYREQELLAKERTMIVIKALQKKGGDTKDAEQFIAAISDLDETTDATSRRAAVIVLITDWVQRDDGGKLMLKKIATALVILLLAWVISKFAGSLTARTISRSPKTSLLLVDFVRRTTGGTICVIGVLMAFSTLGVQVAPMLAALGAGGFIVGFALQETLGSFASGMMIMIYRPFDVDDFVTVAGVEGTVKEMSLVATTLLTVDNKVLVIPNKKAWGDVIVNYTGKHLRRIDLVFGIGYGDDIQHAVRILQEIANQHPLVLDDPQVNVNVDTLADSSVNLFCRPWVKTKDYWNVRWDLIRQVKERFDAEGISIPYPQRDLHMYSDTQPG from the coding sequence ATGCCACGATTGACGGCGCGGCTAGGAATTATCTCGGCAATGGGCTTGTTAATATTCCTCAGTTTGGGGAAGCACAGCGCAGCAGCCTCCGACCCCAAACCCATAAGCTCACAGTCAGAAGCAACGACGACTTCCGACATCGACATCGCACCCGACCGCCTGAAAATCGTCCTGCGACCGCTCACAAAGGCTCAATTAGAGGCAGAGCTAACGGGCTGGCTTCGCGTGCTCAGCAACCGCGTCGAACAGGTGGGCAACGCGGAGTGGTCGATAAAAACCGACAAAGAGCATGAGGATGGCAAAGAAAAAGGTCTAGACAAGGAACAGGAACAGGAGAAGGAGAAGGAGAAGGAGAAGCTCAAAACACTTAAGGATCAATTAATCAAATATCGCGAGCAGGAACTTTTGGCAAAAGAGCGGACAATGATCGTCATTAAGGCTTTGCAGAAAAAGGGCGGAGACACAAAAGACGCGGAACAGTTCATCGCTGCCATTTCAGATCTCGATGAGACCACCGACGCGACATCTAGACGAGCCGCCGTAATCGTTTTGATCACTGACTGGGTCCAGCGCGATGACGGCGGAAAACTCATGCTAAAAAAAATCGCAACTGCGTTGGTGATTTTACTTCTCGCTTGGGTGATCTCCAAGTTCGCGGGATCATTAACAGCGAGGACAATCTCGCGTTCGCCGAAGACATCCTTGCTATTAGTCGATTTTGTCCGCAGGACGACCGGTGGGACAATCTGTGTCATCGGTGTCTTAATGGCATTCAGTACCTTGGGTGTGCAAGTTGCTCCGATGTTAGCCGCCTTGGGTGCTGGTGGGTTTATCGTAGGCTTTGCTCTACAAGAAACCTTGGGAAGCTTTGCCAGCGGCATGATGATCATGATTTATCGTCCCTTTGACGTCGATGACTTCGTGACCGTCGCCGGCGTAGAAGGGACCGTCAAGGAAATGAGCTTGGTGGCAACGACGTTGCTGACGGTGGACAATAAAGTGCTAGTTATTCCCAATAAGAAAGCTTGGGGCGACGTCATCGTCAACTACACGGGCAAACATCTGCGTCGCATCGATCTCGTCTTCGGTATCGGATACGGCGATGACATCCAGCACGCTGTGAGAATACTGCAGGAGATCGCGAACCAACATCCGTTGGTGCTTGACGATCCTCAAGTGAATGTCAACGTCGACACGCTGGCGGATTCTTCGGTTAATCTCTTCTGTCGTCCTTGGGTCAAAACAAAAGACTACTGGAACGTTCGCTGGGATCTGATCCGACAGGTCAAGGAGCGTTTCGATGCAGAAGGAATCAGCATTCCCTATCCCCAACGGGATTTACACATGTATAGCGACACCCAGCCAGGCTAG
- the bfr gene encoding bacterioferritin, translating to MKGSEKVVEALNAGLTIELTAINLYFISSKMCKDWGLHKLAKHFYDESIEEMQHAERVIDRILFLDGVPEIARYGVINVGATPEEQIENSLKLETMGVSTYNDAIQLAISEKDAGSKDLMEAMVVESEESIDWCESQLDLIKRVGIQHYLAQQMGEATQG from the coding sequence ATGAAAGGTAGTGAAAAAGTTGTCGAGGCATTGAACGCTGGTCTAACGATCGAACTTACCGCGATCAACTTATACTTCATTAGTTCCAAGATGTGTAAAGATTGGGGGCTTCACAAATTGGCAAAACATTTCTACGACGAATCGATCGAAGAGATGCAGCACGCCGAACGAGTGATTGATCGAATTCTGTTTCTTGACGGAGTACCAGAAATCGCTCGCTATGGCGTGATCAACGTGGGGGCAACCCCAGAAGAGCAGATTGAGAATTCGTTGAAGCTGGAGACGATGGGAGTCAGCACCTACAACGACGCGATTCAACTTGCGATTTCCGAAAAGGATGCGGGAAGCAAAGACCTCATGGAAGCAATGGTCGTTGAGTCCGAAGAAAGTATTGACTGGTGCGAGTCGCAACTTGACCTGATCAAGCGAGTTGGAATCCAACACTACTTGGCCCAACAAATGGGAGAAGCGACCCAAGGGTAG